A DNA window from Methanobacteriaceae archaeon contains the following coding sequences:
- the purS gene encoding phosphoribosylformylglycinamidine synthase subunit PurS — MLFDIEVKISLKSGMLNPEATTIERSLDLLGYEVKNVKTDEIIKFQMEGEDREVIRENVVDMCERLLCNPVIHDYKINVIPQNMACGK, encoded by the coding sequence ATGTTATTTGATATTGAAGTTAAAATCTCACTTAAAAGCGGTATGTTAAACCCTGAAGCTACTACAATCGAAAGATCTCTTGATTTACTTGGTTACGAAGTTAAAAACGTAAAAACCGATGAAATCATTAAATTCCAAATGGAAGGAGAAGACAGAGAAGTAATTAGGGAAAATGTTGTTGACATGTGTGAAAGATTACTTTGTAATCCTGTTATCCACGATTATAAAATTAATGTTATTCCACAAAACATGGCTTGCGGTAAATAG